A stretch of the Egicoccus sp. AB-alg2 genome encodes the following:
- a CDS encoding cytochrome P450 — translation MRAPFGDLLAFRADRLAFLTRLARERGDVSTFRIGPYRVWQLAHPDLVRGVLVTHAARFRKGPVLQRARIVLGDGLLTAEGAHHRRHRRLLQPAFHPQRVHEYATTMVDRAERTTRTWQPGKAVDVHAQAVRMTLATAGATLLGTDVEADVDLVQSAIDDLLSAYRLAFVPFGWRLQHLPVGPPRRLRRGRRALHGLVDRAIADRRTRREDRGDLLSTLVLADEQDRLTDDEIREEALTLLLAGHETTANALAFALHLLASDPALQDRVHEEVDGVLAGRPPTADDRERLPVCRGVFAEALRLFPPSWAMGRQCIEDHPLDGHTIPVGDLVVLPQWVVHQDPRWWEDPTRCDPDRWTADAPTRRPRFAYFPFGGGIRQCIGEGFAWTEGVLALASILRQWRLGPVTERPLALEPLITLRPRNGVWLRPRLRDA, via the coding sequence GTGCGTGCCCCGTTCGGGGACCTGCTGGCGTTCCGCGCCGATCGCCTGGCGTTCCTGACCCGGCTGGCGCGCGAACGCGGCGACGTCTCGACGTTCCGCATCGGCCCGTACCGGGTCTGGCAACTGGCACACCCGGACCTGGTCCGGGGGGTCCTGGTGACGCACGCGGCGAGGTTCCGCAAGGGCCCGGTGCTGCAGCGGGCGAGGATCGTGCTCGGTGACGGCCTGCTGACGGCCGAAGGAGCGCACCACCGCCGTCACCGGCGACTGCTGCAACCCGCGTTCCACCCGCAGCGGGTGCACGAGTACGCGACCACGATGGTCGACCGCGCCGAGCGCACCACACGCACGTGGCAGCCCGGCAAAGCGGTGGACGTGCACGCCCAGGCGGTGCGGATGACGCTGGCGACCGCCGGCGCCACGTTGCTGGGGACGGACGTCGAGGCGGACGTCGACCTGGTCCAGTCGGCGATCGACGACCTGCTCAGCGCCTACCGGCTCGCCTTCGTGCCGTTCGGCTGGCGACTCCAGCACCTGCCCGTCGGCCCACCGCGGCGCCTGCGCCGGGGACGCCGCGCCCTGCACGGCCTCGTGGACCGCGCCATCGCCGACCGGCGTACGAGGCGCGAGGACCGAGGCGACCTGCTGTCGACGCTGGTGCTGGCCGACGAGCAGGACCGACTGACCGACGACGAGATCCGCGAGGAGGCACTCACGCTGCTCCTCGCCGGACACGAGACGACCGCCAACGCGCTCGCGTTCGCCCTGCACCTCCTCGCCAGCGATCCCGCCCTCCAGGACCGGGTGCACGAGGAAGTCGACGGCGTGCTGGCGGGTCGGCCGCCGACGGCGGACGACCGCGAGCGTCTCCCCGTGTGCCGTGGCGTCTTCGCCGAGGCCCTGCGTCTGTTTCCGCCATCGTGGGCGATGGGGCGCCAATGCATCGAGGACCATCCGCTCGACGGTCACACGATCCCCGTCGGCGACCTCGTCGTGCTGCCGCAGTGGGTCGTGCACCAAGACCCGCGATGGTGGGAGGACCCGACCCGCTGCGATCCCGACCGCTGGACGGCCGATGCGCCGACGCGGCGTCCGCGGTTCGCCTACTTCCCCTTCGGGGGCGGGATCCGCCAGTGCATCGGCGAGGGCTTCGCCTGGACCGAGGGGGTGCTGGCGCTCGCGTCGATCCTTCGTCAGTGGCGCCTGGGTCCGGTGACGGAGCGGCCGTTGGCGCTCGAGCCCTTGATCACCCTGCGACCACGCAACGGCGTCTGGCTGCGCCCCCGCCTGCGCGACGCATGA
- a CDS encoding sigma-70 family RNA polymerase sigma factor, whose amino-acid sequence MAGPTGEAGLLAEVAAGDQRAAAALYDAYAGPLYGFGLQRLGDRELAEELVQRVLLTLCRRADRYDPGRGPVRAYVFAIAGSTVVDLRREAARRPSPTATIAAIEDAPDTADRVVAAATVRAALERLGDEHRRVLELAYHRGLTQREIAEVLELPLGTVKSRTYYALRAFRLACEELGVTP is encoded by the coding sequence ATGGCCGGTCCGACGGGTGAGGCGGGGTTGCTCGCCGAGGTCGCCGCGGGTGACCAGCGGGCGGCGGCGGCGCTGTACGACGCGTACGCCGGCCCGCTCTACGGGTTCGGGCTGCAACGCCTGGGCGACCGGGAACTCGCCGAGGAGCTCGTGCAGCGGGTGCTGCTCACGCTGTGCCGACGCGCCGACCGCTACGACCCCGGGCGCGGGCCGGTGCGCGCCTACGTGTTCGCGATCGCCGGGTCGACCGTGGTGGACCTGCGACGCGAGGCGGCACGCCGACCGTCGCCGACCGCGACGATCGCCGCGATCGAGGACGCACCGGACACGGCCGACCGTGTCGTGGCGGCCGCGACGGTGCGCGCCGCACTCGAGAGGCTCGGCGACGAGCACCGACGGGTCCTCGAACTCGCCTACCACCGTGGCCTCACGCAACGGGAGATCGCCGAGGTGCTGGAGTTGCCGTTGGGCACGGTCAAGTCGCGGACCTACTACGCGCTGCGCGCCTTCCGGCTGGCCTGCGAGGAGCTGGGGGTGACGCCATGA
- a CDS encoding anti-sigma factor, translated as MSRGCPDRLGDLGAYVLDGLAPEERIGVEAHLAHCPGCRAELAELQPLPHLLALAENAPPPPPADLRHRALAAARPRPRVRWPAAAVLVFVAVLGGATVAGLDDTTTPDGLTVAVPAEPAVGVVGEANLAQVTSGVQLHLDLRGLQPADDGYYHAWLTRGDRRVSAGTFVAGDGGHATARLQCGGRLEDYDALLVTWHGRGSPDEVVAVEQPLPDATAARAPDAEGGW; from the coding sequence ATGAGCCGCGGCTGCCCCGACCGACTCGGCGACCTCGGCGCGTACGTCCTCGACGGGCTCGCCCCCGAAGAGCGCATCGGCGTCGAGGCACACCTCGCCCACTGCCCCGGCTGCCGTGCGGAGCTCGCCGAACTGCAGCCGCTACCGCACCTGCTCGCACTGGCGGAGAACGCGCCTCCGCCGCCGCCGGCCGACCTCCGCCACCGCGCCCTCGCGGCAGCCCGTCCGCGGCCGCGCGTCCGATGGCCGGCGGCCGCGGTCCTGGTGTTCGTGGCCGTGCTCGGCGGCGCGACGGTCGCCGGACTCGACGACACGACGACGCCTGACGGGCTCACCGTCGCGGTGCCCGCCGAACCCGCCGTCGGCGTGGTCGGCGAGGCGAACCTCGCCCAGGTCACGTCCGGCGTGCAGCTGCACCTCGACCTGCGCGGCCTGCAGCCGGCGGACGACGGCTACTACCACGCGTGGCTCACCCGCGGCGATCGGCGCGTGTCCGCGGGGACCTTCGTGGCCGGCGACGGTGGCCACGCCACGGCCCGGCTGCAGTGTGGCGGCCGGCTCGAGGACTACGACGCACTCCTCGTCACCTGGCACGGCCGCGGGTCCCCCGACGAGGTGGTCGCGGTGGAGCAACCCCTCCCCGACGCCACCGCTGCCCGCGCGCCCGACGCCGAAGGAGGCTGGTGA
- a CDS encoding MarR family winged helix-turn-helix transcriptional regulator: MPSPLPPGRLAAELLLASRWFDDALRARLAAEGWPPVTPTRSRAFLAMSGGPARISDLARELDITRQAAHQLVDGLEADGLVTRRPDPTDRRAQTVDLTTAGRDLARAAGRILPALEHELSDRIGSDAVAALRDALARDRGPAPG, encoded by the coding sequence ATGCCGTCCCCACTGCCACCGGGTCGCCTCGCGGCCGAGCTCCTGCTCGCCAGCCGCTGGTTCGACGACGCCTTGCGTGCCCGTCTGGCCGCGGAAGGGTGGCCGCCGGTGACACCGACACGCTCGCGGGCCTTCCTCGCGATGTCCGGTGGCCCCGCACGCATCAGTGATCTCGCGCGCGAGCTGGACATCACCCGCCAGGCCGCGCACCAGCTCGTCGACGGCCTGGAGGCGGACGGCCTGGTGACGCGCCGGCCGGATCCGACCGACCGACGGGCGCAGACCGTCGATCTGACGACTGCGGGCCGGGACCTGGCACGGGCCGCCGGCCGCATCCTGCCAGCGTTGGAGCACGAGTTGTCCGACCGGATCGGGAGCGACGCCGTTGCGGCCCTCCGCGACGCACTGGCCCGTGACCGGGGCCCCGCACCCGGCTGA
- a CDS encoding PQQ-dependent sugar dehydrogenase, translating to MSSIRRLVLLTAIAALILPLTGASSSALATGDAPVADPVPDRPVASGIQVTLAPYVTIPASNPTTPTARINYLGEVPDGSGRRYVPDLNGVLWLVDDGEPVRYLDPASLLPRFVRSPGLGSGLGFVAFHPDFANNGRFYTVHTEDGMAADVPRPSLPSPSTSPLHGVVTEWRAEDPAAATFSGTRRELLRIGFRTPNHGIQQIGFDPTVSVNDPDHGLLYLGVGDGETPSTWTDAPQRLDSPRGKILRIDPTGSNSGNGRYGIPADNPFAGRHGALPEVFALGLRNPHRFSWDPLDGRMLLGNIGEKRVESIYDVRAGDNFGWNVREGAFAFRREDPTQVYPLPADDHASGFTYPVASFDNPADGVAIVGGFVYRGSEVPELHGRYVFSDVARGRLYYTDADRMSRGGHAAPLHELEIVTPTGVVTDMRQLAGQERVDLRLGQDASGELYVLAKANGRIWRIVDAERVGACGSPDTTVAEVMGRGDWEPVTPTRWRFPGSEVVLAEPGTARPGPRRPFEYALVDAGPTYRSVVIDAEVRLDTPVSGRGEDVVLVVAHQADTRFYYVHLADVTNGTHNGIFAVVDAHRRRIDQHWDGQSGIAPALTDNDWHRIRVVHCSPTGRLEVYLDDMLRPAMTANDTRLDGGRVGFGSFDNTGRIRNLRVNGERRTGRIMSCPAGTGSGFVDVPASSPHAAGTRCADALGLFVGGNDGRFRPDGTLTRAQAATVIDRLATGTGHPIRGARRTFPDVSSTDVHRDAIERLAGAGVLGGFDDGTFRPRTRITRAQLAALLVRLAEEAGGQSLPRGERFVDVPAGSTHDDVLRKARRAGIFLGDEHGRAFPSTDLRRDQAASLVTRSLSTLPAP from the coding sequence ATGTCATCGATCCGTCGTCTGGTTCTGCTCACTGCGATCGCCGCCCTGATCCTGCCGCTCACCGGGGCGTCCTCGTCGGCTCTGGCCACCGGCGACGCGCCCGTCGCCGACCCTGTACCGGATCGACCGGTGGCCTCGGGCATCCAGGTGACGCTGGCGCCTTACGTCACCATTCCTGCCTCGAACCCGACGACGCCCACGGCAAGGATCAACTACCTGGGCGAGGTTCCGGACGGTTCGGGTCGACGCTACGTCCCGGACCTGAACGGTGTCCTCTGGCTCGTGGATGACGGCGAACCCGTCCGCTACCTGGACCCGGCTTCGCTCCTACCTCGCTTCGTGCGTTCGCCCGGACTGGGTTCGGGGCTCGGTTTCGTCGCGTTCCACCCGGACTTCGCGAACAACGGCCGCTTCTACACCGTGCACACCGAGGACGGGATGGCCGCGGACGTGCCTCGGCCCTCTCTCCCGTCTCCCTCGACATCGCCACTTCACGGCGTCGTGACGGAGTGGCGTGCGGAGGATCCGGCGGCTGCGACGTTCAGCGGGACGCGTCGCGAGTTGTTGCGCATCGGCTTTCGCACCCCCAATCACGGCATACAACAGATCGGCTTCGATCCGACCGTGAGCGTGAACGACCCTGATCACGGACTGCTGTACCTGGGAGTGGGCGACGGCGAGACGCCGTCGACGTGGACGGACGCTCCTCAGCGGCTCGACAGCCCCCGCGGCAAGATCCTGCGCATCGACCCCACCGGGAGCAACAGCGGCAACGGACGCTATGGGATCCCCGCTGACAACCCGTTCGCCGGGCGGCACGGAGCACTGCCCGAGGTCTTCGCCCTCGGGCTTCGAAACCCGCACCGGTTCAGCTGGGACCCCCTCGACGGGCGCATGCTGCTGGGCAACATCGGTGAGAAGCGGGTCGAGTCGATCTACGACGTTCGCGCCGGGGACAACTTCGGATGGAACGTCCGCGAGGGCGCCTTCGCGTTCCGAAGGGAGGACCCCACACAGGTCTACCCCCTGCCAGCGGACGACCACGCCTCCGGTTTCACCTACCCCGTGGCCAGCTTCGACAATCCTGCCGATGGCGTCGCGATCGTGGGCGGGTTCGTCTATCGGGGCAGCGAGGTACCGGAGCTCCACGGTCGGTACGTGTTCAGCGACGTCGCGCGGGGTCGGTTGTACTACACGGATGCCGACCGCATGTCGCGTGGGGGCCACGCGGCACCGCTGCACGAACTCGAGATCGTCACGCCGACGGGTGTCGTGACCGACATGCGGCAGCTCGCCGGTCAAGAACGTGTCGACCTTCGTCTCGGCCAGGATGCGAGTGGTGAGCTCTACGTTCTCGCCAAGGCCAACGGTCGAATCTGGCGCATCGTCGATGCCGAGCGAGTAGGCGCCTGCGGGTCGCCGGACACAACAGTCGCGGAAGTCATGGGCCGTGGCGACTGGGAGCCGGTGACCCCCACACGCTGGCGATTCCCTGGGTCGGAGGTCGTGCTGGCCGAGCCCGGCACCGCCCGGCCTGGACCACGACGACCCTTCGAGTACGCACTCGTCGACGCTGGGCCGACCTACCGATCTGTCGTGATCGACGCCGAGGTGCGACTCGACACGCCGGTCAGCGGCCGCGGCGAAGACGTCGTCCTCGTCGTCGCACACCAGGCGGACACCCGGTTCTACTACGTCCACCTCGCCGACGTCACGAACGGAACCCACAACGGGATCTTTGCGGTCGTCGACGCACATCGCCGCCGGATCGACCAGCACTGGGACGGCCAGTCGGGCATCGCACCGGCACTGACGGACAACGACTGGCATCGCATCCGCGTGGTGCACTGCTCGCCGACGGGGAGGCTCGAGGTCTACCTCGACGACATGTTGCGGCCTGCGATGACGGCAAACGACACGCGTCTCGACGGCGGTCGGGTCGGCTTCGGTTCCTTTGACAACACCGGGCGCATCCGAAACCTGAGGGTCAACGGCGAACGTCGTACCGGCCGGATCATGTCGTGTCCGGCCGGGACGGGCAGTGGCTTCGTCGACGTGCCGGCTTCCTCCCCGCATGCCGCCGGCACGCGGTGTGCCGACGCCCTCGGCCTGTTCGTAGGGGGCAACGATGGCCGCTTCCGCCCTGATGGGACGCTCACACGTGCCCAGGCCGCGACGGTGATCGACCGACTCGCCACCGGGACCGGCCATCCGATCCGCGGGGCGAGACGGACCTTTCCCGATGTGTCCAGCACCGACGTGCACCGAGACGCGATCGAACGGTTGGCTGGCGCGGGCGTACTCGGCGGATTCGACGACGGGACGTTTCGGCCTCGGACGAGGATCACCCGGGCACAGTTGGCGGCGCTTCTCGTGCGGCTCGCCGAGGAGGCCGGCGGGCAGTCGCTCCCGCGAGGCGAGCGCTTCGTCGACGTTCCGGCAGGCAGCACCCACGACGATGTACTGCGCAAGGCGCGCAGGGCAGGAATCTTCCTCGGTGACGAGCATGGGCGGGCATTCCCCAGCACCGACCTCCGCCGCGATCAGGCGGCGAGCCTCGTCACACGCTCGTTGTCCACGTTGCCCGCTCCATGA
- a CDS encoding thioesterase family protein yields the protein MSTPIFDRDRDRVVATALARGPWDPDHCHGGAPAALLTALIDALPTAVPMQVVRLTFDLLRPVPLRPLDVHTRIVRDGKRVQLAEAWLTGAGGVELMRCRALRLRVGEVDLPGDAVVDVAPPVIGPEELPRLTGRDDWEADGFWRAVDVRMVSGVLGEAGPGTAWFRVVAPLLDGVALTPTARVAAAADFGNGIGSPLEMGPYLFVNPDLTVHLDRQPDGEWVGLAAASVAQSTGNGLTSSTIYDLGGRIGVAAQSLYVDVTN from the coding sequence ATGTCGACGCCGATCTTCGACCGTGACCGTGATCGCGTCGTCGCGACCGCCCTCGCCCGCGGACCGTGGGACCCGGATCACTGCCACGGTGGCGCGCCGGCGGCCCTGCTGACGGCCCTGATCGACGCGCTGCCGACGGCCGTCCCCATGCAGGTCGTGCGCCTGACCTTCGACCTGTTGCGACCGGTGCCGCTGCGCCCGCTCGACGTCCACACCCGCATCGTTCGCGACGGCAAGCGGGTCCAGCTCGCCGAAGCGTGGCTGACCGGTGCGGGTGGCGTGGAACTGATGCGCTGCCGGGCCCTCAGGCTCCGCGTCGGCGAGGTCGACCTGCCTGGCGATGCCGTGGTCGATGTGGCGCCGCCGGTCATCGGCCCGGAGGAACTCCCCCGCCTGACGGGTCGCGACGACTGGGAGGCCGACGGGTTCTGGCGCGCCGTCGACGTGCGGATGGTGTCCGGGGTCCTGGGCGAGGCTGGCCCCGGCACCGCCTGGTTCCGGGTGGTGGCCCCGCTGCTCGACGGGGTGGCGCTGACCCCCACCGCGCGGGTCGCGGCGGCCGCCGATTTCGGCAACGGCATCGGCTCGCCGCTGGAGATGGGCCCCTATCTGTTCGTGAACCCGGACCTGACCGTCCACCTCGACCGCCAACCAGACGGCGAATGGGTCGGCCTGGCCGCCGCGTCGGTGGCGCAATCGACGGGCAACGGCCTGACGTCCTCCACGATCTACGACCTGGGCGGCCGGATCGGCGTGGCGGCACAGAGCCTGTACGTCGACGTCACCAACTGA